One genomic window of Rhinolophus ferrumequinum isolate MPI-CBG mRhiFer1 chromosome 23, mRhiFer1_v1.p, whole genome shotgun sequence includes the following:
- the NKX2-2 gene encoding homeobox protein Nkx-2.2 — protein MSLTNTKTGFSVKDILDLPDTNDEEGSVAEGPEEESEGPEPAKRAGPLGQGALDTVQSLPLKNPFYDSSDNPYTRWLASTEGLQYSLHGLAAGAAPQDSSSKSPEPSADESPDNDKETPGSGGDAGKKRKRRVLFSKAQTYELERRFRQQRYLSAPEREHLASLIRLTPTQVKIWFQNHRYKMKRARAEKGMEVTPLPSPRRVAVPVLVRDGKPCHALKAQDLAAATFQAGIPFSAYSAQSLQHMQYNAQYSSAGTPQYPTAHPLVPAQQWTW, from the exons ATGTCGCTGACCAACACAAAGACGGGGTTTTCGGTCAAGGACATCTTGGACCTGCCGGACACCAACGATGAGGAGGGTTCGGTGGCCGAAGGGCCAGAGGAGGAGAGCGAGGGGCCGGAGCCCGCCAAGAGGGCCGGGCCGCTGGGGCAGGGAGCCCTGGACACCGTGCAGAGCCTGCCCCTGAAGAACCCCTTCTACGACAGCAGCGACAACCCATATACACGCTGGCTGGCCAGCACCGAGGGCCTCCAGTACTCCC TGCACGGGCTGGCGGCCGGCGCAGCGCCCCAGGACTCGAGCTCCAAGTCTCCGGAGCCCTCAGCCGATGAGTCACCGGACAATGACAAGGAGACCCCGGGCAGCGGGGGGGACGCGGGCAAGAAGCGGAAGCGGCGGGTGCTCTTCTCTAAAGCTCAGACCTATGAGCTGGAGCGGCGCTTCCGGCAGCAGAGGTACCTGTCGGCGCCGGAGCGTGAGCACCTGGCCAGCCTCATCCGCCTCACGCCCACGCAGGTTAAGATCTGGTTCCAGAACCACCGCTACAAGATGAAGCGCGCCCGGGCCGAGAAAGGTATGGAGGTGACGCCCTTGCCCTCACCGCGCCGGGTGGCCGTGCCGGTTTTGGTCAGGGACGGCAAACCGTGCCACGCGCTCAAAGCCCAGGACCTGGCCGCCGCCACCTTCCAGGCGGGCATTCCCTTTTCGGCTTACAGCGCGCAGTCTCTGCAGCACATGCAGTACAACGCCCAGTACAGCTCGGCCGGCACCCCCCAGTACCCGACAGCTCACCCTCTGGTCCCAGCCCAGCAGTGGACTTGGTGA